The Juglans regia cultivar Chandler chromosome 10, Walnut 2.0, whole genome shotgun sequence genome includes the window gtaaatagaatttctttacTGTACtacatcaaatataaaaaactagcTATAAGCAATatagatttgatttttattaattaatagaatttatactataatggagttatatatatttaataaaaaaaataattaataaaatatatatttgagaatGCTCGcattatttcttttcattgtaaaagaatctttctttgttgtcatgatatttatatatgtattatatatttatatatataataatataaatatatatcttttaaatttgttgTGGTTAGCCATCTTTACCTCAGGAGGTAACATCAATGATCTTGTGAGTTGTGAGCAAGGCCAATATAAAGAAAACGATTTCCATTGCTACAGGAAGTGGAGTGTGTGCTTCTTGGGCGAGCTTTTTCTGGTGTTTTGATGGCTAGCGCTCTTTCGAAACTGAGGAAGCACTTGGGTTTTTCAGGAAAGACAAGACCCTCATCCCTGCCCGGAGAACTATGCCGCCGCTTTTCTCTAGACGAAATAAAAACAGCAACCTACGACTTCAATAGAGAATTAATCGTCGGTAAGGGTGGCTTTGGCACAGTATATAAGGGTTTCATTGACGAGGGTAACTCCCGGCCTGTGGCGATAAAGCGCTTGACGGTGAGTTCATCGCAAGGTGAAGTACAGTTCAGGACGGAGACTCTATTGCTCTGTCAAATTCGCCACGTCCACCTCATTTCATTCCTCGGATACTGCATCGATAAGGGCGAGAGGATCATCGTCTACGACTTCATGGCCAACAACACGCTCCGCGGCCACCTCTACGGCACCGACAAGGCCCCCCTTATGTGGAAACAGAGGCTCCAAATTTGCATCGGAGTGGCGAGTGGCCTGCACTTCCTACACACGGGGTTGAAGAACCCAGTTTTCCACCGTGACGTGAAGACGGCCAATATTCTCTTGGACGAGAAATTGGTAGCCAAAGTTTCAGATTTCGGATTGTCCAGACAGCTTTTGAATGACATAATCAAGTCTAGCAACCTCGTCGTGGACGTGGAGGGTACGAGGGGACCTTTGGATTTTGGATTGTCCGAACAGATTGCGAGTAACGCTACGGCTAGTTACAACGACTTAAGTGGTATCAATATCACTACTAGTGTAGACGGCACGTTTGGATATTTGGATCCGGAATACTTTAGGAGCCACCGACTCACAACAAAATTCGATGTATATTCCTTTGGCGTGGTGCTCTTGGAAGTATTATGTGCCCGACCACCGCTGGATCTCCAAGCGGCCGAGCGGGAGCGTGTAAGTTTGGTCAACTGGGCCCAAAAATGCAACATGAATGGGAGCATTGGAGAAATCGTAGATCCCTATCTGAAGGCCGGGAAGATAGCTCCAGAATGCTTCAAGGTATACGTGGAGATTGCGATGACTTGCCTGCAAGATAAGGGGATCCAACGGCCTACGATGGTAGATGTGATCGAAAAGCTAGAACTTGCACTGGAGCTGCAAGAGAAGGCggattcagagagagagaagatgaacAGTCCTGATAGTGATATAATGGAAGATTTGTCCACAAATTCACAAACACCGCCGAATTGATCTCGCAATTAAAGCTTCTCCCGGCCGGGTTTGAggtgaaataataaaataccccATTTGATTTGTCATTAAGACATATAGGTCTCTgttaagtaaatttaaaatcttttaatcctTATGCTATCAGTTTCGATAATTTTAATGGTTTCGTTAGTAAATAATGTattctctagctagctagttctaGCTCTCGTCCTATATCcagttgatttttatttttattttttaaaatgtatccTTGCAAACCACAATTCTGCTGCTATATAACAACGTCTGCTTGAATTCCTCAACTATTGCAATCTTCACCAGTAAATGTCTGGACCTTCGATATATAGGTGTCTAAATAAGTTCAAATctgatcaaatatatataactccattatagtataaattctattaattaatagaAATCAGATCTATATTGCCTATATATAgctagttttttaattatttcccAAGCGTATGCATGTTAAATGTATGTAGATCAGTGTAAAGGTATTTCATCAGGCAGTACCGGATCCTTCTGCTTATTAACAGTATCCGCTTCACATAAGTTATTCTTGTAATGAAGTAAAATTCCGGCGCATGTATATGCACGCACAAACAAACATACGAAAGATGGAATAAAacaatagagtaatgttatatatgtaCAAATTTTAGATATACAAACATGAAACATCGTACAggcttcttttaaaaaaattatacccctaaaaaattaatttttttatatatatcctCTTATTTACAAATGGACCTGCTCCACGTAGGATTTGTAAAAAGGACGGTGGACTCCCACTGCAAAGGACGGTGCTACTCCCACGAAGGGAGTCCACCGaatatgcaaaaaaaatttgtcatcttttatttattttttaaaacttttttttaaattcatttaatatttttttaaaaaaaataaataatataaattcattttaatataattacttaacaattaagtaaaaaaaaaatattcccgGAGGTTTGGATTTCTAGAAATGCCCCGTTATCTTTTAACTGTAATTCAATTGCAATCAGTTCATCCATTTCTTTACACTTTCTGAATCCACAAGGATTACTTCCCCATTCACTGCTAGATTCATAACATAGGGAAGGGGGGCTGAGATGGTGGGAGAAACAGCAAATAAGCGCTGAGTCACTTTCTTCTGGTGACGgtactaatgatgatgatattccCGCCGGACACGACATGTTGGGGAGCGACTGCTTCTTCAATCCTGCTTGACAACGGCACCCGCACTGGCCTTGATTACCAGGGCCGCATGGAGGAGCCAGAGCTTCTCTTCGATTCGGAAATAAGTAGGATGCTTGCAAACTATAACAAACCTGTCACTAATGGCTCTAAGAACCGTGCTAAGCCGGCAGTTTCCAAATGTGACAGACCTTCTGGAAAGTACTGTGttccaaatccaaataaaaaccTCAAAGATTGTCGTCGTCGTAACTACTACACCCGGGGTTGCTGAtcctcattaaaaataaataaataaaacttttgtAACTACTCTGAAATAAATTAGTCTTTGGGGCTGTTTGTTTGATTGTTTTCCATTGTAGCTTCTGATGATCATGCTTTTAAATGTAATAATGAATATCAGTTAATTGCAGCGGTGAAAGCTTAATTTTGCTgtttaatttgttcttttaaaatatagaatgGCGTGCATGGATATTGCACAAGTcaccgaacaaaacaaaaatccgTCTTTGACTGGATctgtttcctttttgttttatggTCAAAAAGTTTCATTAACCAAGAGAACTGCATCACATGCAACGGAGTTCTCCGTCAATCACGCCATCCAAAACAGATGATTCAATgcttgaaaattgaaataaaaaaacacattgggAATAAATGTCGGTTGTTGAAATGGgtctttataaatttatttataagcaCTGTACAATCCAATAATGCACTGTGAGTGTGAATAACTATTGAGAGGGGGAGCTTTTTAACTATTGATCAAACGTGACATCAGCATGCACCCATTTAAGATAGTAAAATCATAatcttctaattattttataattattttacgaCTTTACTTAAAATCGGAagttagttttataatattaaaatttatttttatgtcacggttttattagttatttaaaaatgagttataattttttttttaatttttggttatgGTAATTAGTGTtttctatatgttttttttttggtctcaaatcattttttaaatcctgCTAATTGAACATATATGATAGGGATAAATCACTTATCTACAAGTGGATCAAAAACAATGTCAAGTGGGTTAATTATGTTTAGGGTCCTGCTAGGTACACCGACAAATACTACTGGAAAAGTCATCGAGTgtgcaattttttctttttttagttttttaaacattttttaaaatctcttaatattttttttttctaacaaaaaatacaaacttattagaaaataattttttaactaaaaaaaaattcaatagatGACTTCTCTCGGTGATAttcttaaatgaaaatattattttcctaatatctattattatttgtgtATACTTTAGATAttgttaaataattaataaaatgaaatcacgTACTCCTTCACTACCATGGGATCTTGATCTCTATCATCACACCCACGTACTAATCCTTCAAGCACTTCGTTGAAATCAAACCCATAAGACTGTTATGATAAGAAATTTCATTTGTAGTAGTGcgcatattttaaaaataaaatatatatatataaattcacataaaaagtacattttttaatactaaatttattatttaaaaaaaatgtataatatttacaaaacttataactataactaacattatttaactattattgATCTGATCAAGCATACCAAACCCATAAACATTAGACCACGACATCATATGATTAGTCTAAGAATTAAAGAGTCCgaataaaattatatgcatTTCGTTTGAAACGGATAGtattaattatgttgaaaaaatgAGCGTTTTTGTTCATTcacttatcaatataattaattgtttaaaataaaaatggaggGCATTTAATTTTGTCCCAACTATTTAAACGCTCCCCTCACATTGGTGGTGAGTCTGGTGACGTCGTTTTTGGATTACAGCTAGACAACTGTTACTGACTGCATTTTGATCCAGAATGATATTAATTGCTGGTACTGACTGCGTGGCGTCCCCGtggatgtttttaaaaaaaaatattaaaatttagttaaatgaTATTCTTAATTATAGAGTCGGCAACTTCCAAGTACTTCAGAagacacatttttaaattagtttctATGTAagtaattgatataaaaatttacttaaaCAAAACCATATTAATTAGTGTGAATTCTAATATTAgaacaaacttaaaataaagaataatatcgCCCAAATTAATTCATGTACACGATTTGGTTTTGGGTTTTCAAACTAGTTTTGTATGCAATTAGGCAGGTTTGAGCTAGAATAtctcacaaattttattattattttttattactgtttaatattctattattttttatttttttattttttaactacaCTCGTGAAATGGAAAATGATGGGCAAGTGCCATGAGATGTGATAAGGAGCCAACCTCTCATATGCAAtcaagattttttgttttgttttaatagctCATTTCATATAACTGAAATGGTTGCAAAGTGTTTGAACATTGAGGAGTTTCCTCCAATTCTACGATGCACCCTGATATATGTAGTgcatttttttccaatttatgAGCTATTTCATTAGCTTTCCTATGAGCATGTTTAACAACACAAGTCTCGAAACATTTGACCCTAGCTTGAATGTCCGAGATGATGATCCCATAGTAACTGTAATCTTCCTTTTGTACTTGAACATCCATGATTACTCTTTTGGAATCACCTTTTAGAATTACTCTTCTCATGCCGAACTCAATCCCAAAATTTGTTGTTGTAAGTACTCCAATAGCTTCAACTATCAAAGGATCAGAACACATTGATTGGTTCTTCCTCAGAGTTGCAAAGAAATTTCATTCCTCATCTCTATTTGCAATCTCTATACCAATCTTGTTGTTTTTGCTGTCAACTGCTACATCCGAATTTATCTTACAGAAATTTGGTGGGGGCAAATCCCAAATAGCAGCTCTATTTTTAATGCTTCGAGTGTTGGTACTAGGTGTAGATTGTAGTCCTTCAAGGTCTTGTTGCATTTGTTGTACTCTATGTAGGGCTGTATTAGGATCAATGAGAATGTTGTTAAAAACGTGTTGGTTTCTTCTCTACCGTATGTTCTACAAAATTAGAGCcaattcttccattttcttcttctcaaacttgtTGAACATATCTAtcagtaacttcttgaaacttTGACATGAGGCCTTGCTCTTTTGAATTTGCTTGAAGTTTTTTCCCCAAAATGTCATTTGGAGCAATGCATTCCCATAAAATGTATTCAGTAGTTTCTGGTTCACTTAAACATAAGAGACATGTATCATCTATCAATACCTTCTTTTTGCACAAATTTACCTTGGTAGGAAGAATATTAAGACAGGCTCTTCACATGAATTTTTTCTTAGCATGAGGAATATGTAGATTCTAGATTCTAGTCCAATCTTCTCTATGCCGTGGAATCTTAGAACATTgcccactttttctttcttgtatttcACCTTGCAGATAGTATGCACTTCTGACATTGAATATTTGTTGTGCCTCTTCAGATCAGTTTATTAGATCTGTCACTTTGAGTGAGAGGTATTTGTCTGATAATATCTACCTCTTCCTTAGAGAATATTGCATTGATCAAGTTAATGTTCCATTCCTTTGTGTCTTTGTTAATGAGATCCTCAAccatattttctgaaaacagtGAATTCTTTGTGGTTTGAATGAGGTGGGTTTTGGTAGCCACTTGTCAATCCAGATTATGACGGCTTTGCCATTGCCTATCCTCCACATTGTTCCTTCTTTGAGTAGAGGTCTAGCTGCTAACAAACTCCTCCATATATAAGATGGATTACAACCCagctttgcataaaaaaaaatcagatttaggaaaatactttaaatgtaAGATTTGTGCAGATAAAGAGTTAGGGAATTACAATAGCCTTTAGCCTTGTTTTGCTAACAAAgccaaattaaaaatttcaaaatctctGAATTCCAAGCCACCTTCAGCTTTAGATTTTTCCATTTGACTCCAATTAATCCAGCTAAGTTTCCTCTCTTAATTAAGTTGTCCCCACCAGCATCCTTTAATCGGCTTATTAAGATCATTCAACAATCTTTTGGGAAGCTTAAACACTGTCATTGAGTAGATAGGAATAGCTTGAATGACTGATTTGAGTAGTATTTCTTTGTCTGCTATGCTTAGAATGGATCCTCTTGTGCCATTGTTTGTgtttttgctaaaaaaaaaaatggatgatttCTTTTTGTTCAACCTTTGACCTAAGGCCACTTCATTTTGCTCAATAAGTAACTGTAATTTGGTCCATTCCATGGGGGAAGCtttacaaaatagaaaaatgtcaTATGTAAAAAGCAGATGATTGATTGTAAGCTTCCCCCTTCCCACTAGAAATCCTCAAATGAATTTCATCCTCTCTGCCTTGCTGAGAATTTGAGTAATAGCTTCTAAACACATTATAAAAAGATAGGGTGATAGGAGATCATCCTGTCTTATTCTCCTCGAGAGTTTAAAAACAGGTTGTGGAGTCCCATTTATTAGAATGGAATAAGACACTATTTTTATGCAATTAAAAATAAGTTGTATCCAACTATTTGCAAAACCCATGGTCTCCATTACAGCTTCTATAAAATTTCATTCTAGTCTGTCatatgctttgctcatgtcCATTTTCATACCCATATATCCCTTTGAACCTTTCAATCTGCTGTGCATAGAGTGCAAGATCTCAAAAGTTGCTATAACATTATCAACAATGTGTCTCCCATGCACAAAAACACTTTAAGATTTTGGGATGATATTTGGCAGAATAATTCTTAATTTGTTGGCTAGCACCTTTGACATGACCTTGTATATCACATTACATAAACTGATTGTCCTGTAATCAGAGACttgagttggattttttttctttggtatgAGGACCAAATATGTGTCATTGATTGACCTGTACCAACTGTTAGTATTTAAGGCCCTAGTTATAGCTGCATAGAATCCATTGCCTACTGTCTGTTAATGCTATTGATAGAACCCAGCTAAAAGCCCATCAGGTCCTGGAGATCCCATTGGTTTCAtggtaaaaaataattcttttacgTCACTAAAAGTGAACTCTTCAAGCAACTTGTAATTCTTCTGATCAGTTACTTGCTTTTGCATAGGTTCTAAACATTCATTAATACCTGTAGAATCATAAGTTGTGaataaattgttaaaaataagTCTGAAAAACTTGATTGATTCTTTGAGAAGAAGTTACTTGTCTATCTAGCTTCATCATTTATGCTCCtgatataatttgttttccttctctgaGAAGCACACTTGTGAAAGTAGATTGTATTTCTGTCCTTCCGTTGGAACCAGTTTGCTTTTGCTCTTTGTTGCCATTTTGAATTCTCTTCCTTCAAAATCAAAGATATTTCTTGTTTAATCTGTTGAATCTCATCCAAATCCTCAATATTATTTCTTTGTTGCCAGTGGAGTAGTTTTGCCTTCTTTGCTTCCATGAAACCTCTTGTGGCTTACTTCTGAGATCTACACTAGTTAATGAGTTTGTTCCTAATTTTGTACAGATTGATTGTCACA containing:
- the LOC109020921 gene encoding receptor-like protein kinase FERONIA, encoding MASALSKLRKHLGFSGKTRPSSLPGELCRRFSLDEIKTATYDFNRELIVGKGGFGTVYKGFIDEGNSRPVAIKRLTVSSSQGEVQFRTETLLLCQIRHVHLISFLGYCIDKGERIIVYDFMANNTLRGHLYGTDKAPLMWKQRLQICIGVASGLHFLHTGLKNPVFHRDVKTANILLDEKLVAKVSDFGLSRQLLNDIIKSSNLVVDVEGTRGPLDFGLSEQIASNATASYNDLSGINITTSVDGTFGYLDPEYFRSHRLTTKFDVYSFGVVLLEVLCARPPLDLQAAERERVSLVNWAQKCNMNGSIGEIVDPYLKAGKIAPECFKVYVEIAMTCLQDKGIQRPTMVDVIEKLELALELQEKADSEREKMNSPDSDIMEDLSTNSQTPPN